GCCGCGCGATCGACAGACCCAGCCCCGATCCCGTCGCCTCGCGCGAGAGTTCGGGGTCGAGCGTGACGAAATCGTCGAAGATCCGCTCGGTTTCGCCCTGGGGAATGCCGATGCCGGTGTCGATGACCCGGTATTCCAGCTGGCCCTGATCGCGGTGATATTCCGCCTCGAGGGTGATGGTGCCGTCGCGGGTGAACTTGATCGCATTGCCGACGAGATTCAGCAGCACCTGCCGGATCCGCATCGCATCGCCCTCGACCGCGTCGGGCAGGCGGCCGACCGCGCGCGTCTCAAGCCGGTTGCCGCGCGCCCCGGCCCCGGCGGCCTGCATCTGCACGATCTCGTCCAGCACCGACATCGGCGCAAAGGGCTCGCGTGAGAGCGAGAGCTTGCCCGCGTCGAGCCGCTCCACATCCAGCGTGTTGTTGACATGCGACAGCAGGATTTCGCCCGCCTTCTGCATCGAGCCGAGCAACGCGGCCTGGCTGGCATCGAGCGGGGTCTCGCGCAGAAGTTCAAGCGTGCCGAGCAGGCCGTTCAGCGGCGTGCGCATCTCGTGGCTCATCACCGCGACGAATTCGGCCTGCGCCTGTTCGCCCGCCATCGCGGCGTCGCGCGCGTCGATCAACTCCTTTTCGGCGGCGACGCGGTCGGTGATGTCGCGCATGTAGCCGACGAAGATTTCCTTGCGGCCGATCCGGGTCGCGGTCACCGAAATCTCGGCCGGAAAGACCGAGCCGTCCTTGCGCCGCGCCTGCAGCCCGATCAGCCCATGCCCCGCGATCCGCGGCACGCCGCCGGTGCGGTAGCGCTTGAACCCCGCCACCTTCGCCGATTTCATCGCCTCGGGCACGATCAGGTCGTTGAGATGCTGCCCCACCGCCTCGGCGTGGCTGTAGCCGAAGACCCGTTCGGCGGCGCCGTTGAATTCCAGCACCTTGCCCTCGTGATCGACGACGATCACCGCATCGAAAGAGGTGCCGATCACCGCTTCCAGCCGCGCCTTGGCCGCCGAGAGCGAGCCCGTCTGCCGCATCCCGAAGCGCCAGAGCGACCAGGTGATGACAAGCCCCGCGGTGATCGCGGCCAGAAGCGCCGTGGTCAGCGAGGCGAGCAGCATCAGCGAGGTGAACACCCGTTCGCGCTGCGCCATCGAGCGGGCGGCGAATTCGCGCACGCCTTCGAGCGAGATCGTGCGGACGTCGTCTTCAAGCGCCCCGGCGCGGCTGCGCAGTTCGGGCAGGACCGGGGCGAGCGCCTCGGGTCCGGCATCGACGAGCGTCGCGGTCTCGTGCAGGAAGGCGTCGATGCGGGCGATTTCGGGGCCTGCGACCTCGGGGGTGACGATCGCCGCAAAGCCGCGCCCCTCCATGATCGTGTGCACGCGGCTGTAGAAGACATCGAAGCTGCGGGAGAAGTCCGCCATCGTTTCAGGCGCTTCCGGGCGGGCGCGCAGCAGCGCCCCGTCCATGTGGAAATATTCGACCTCGAGTTGCGCCAGCGTCCATTGCAGGCTGTCGGAATTGGCGATGGCAAGATTGTCGATTTCCGACTGCACCATCACGCCGTAGCGATAAAGCGCCCCCACCGCGCCAAGGAACACCACGACAAGCCCCGCGAACAGGAACGGGCGCAGGCGTCGCGGAGGGTCGAGAAACGAGGGGAATCTGTCCGACATGAAACCGATGCGAGAGGGGGCAGGCACCCCGGGTTAAGGCAGGACCTCGATCCGGTCGACCTGCCAGACGGACCGGGAATAGACGATTTCGTTTCTGAATTCTGGCGCCGAATCATAGGGATAGACAAGCCAGAGCGGGCCCTTGTCGCGCACTTTCATCGGCTTGCCGTCGCGCAGGTCGGCCAGCAGGGCCCCGCCCGCGACCACCTCGGAAACCGGGATCTGCACCGAATAATCATTGACCGCGGTGATCTTCAGCGTGCCGCCGGTGACCCCCAGATGATCGATCAGGCTGCGCAACTCGACCCCCGAGAAGCTTTGCACGCCCTCGGTCCAGATCGTCGAGGTGGCGAAGCTCCGCCGCGGCAGCGCGGCCAGCATCGCGGCGTCGAATCTGGCAACCCCCGGGCCGTCGCTTCCCGCGATCCGGCCGGTAACCGTCAGCATGACCTGCCCCGCGGGGGCGGTCTGCGCGGAGGGGGGCGCGGGCTCGGCCAGCACGGCGGGCACCGCCAGCGCAAGGCCCGCGGCGACAGGAAGGGAGCGGCTCAGGATCAGCACGGCCTTGGCCGTCTTGGTGAAGATAGGCATGTCTTTCCCCCGTTGGATCATGCACGATCGCGGGATTGTCGCATAGCCCTCCGGTCAAGCCATGCGGAATTAAGTATGTTTACCTATCCGAAAGGATAGGAGTACCCTTCGATAGGGGGCGTCCGCAGCGCTTAGGGCGAGCGCGTCAGAAACTTCCCGTCGCGGTCTTGAAATAGCCCGCTTTCTTTAAGATTACCTTTCCGCAACCCCTGCGGGAGAGGCTCGGGCCGGGATTTTCGGAGGTGAAGGTGAGATTGCTGATTGCCGACGACCATGATCTCGTGCGCGATGCGATCGCGGCGCTGTTGCGCGCGGGCGGCTGCGACGAGGTCGCCGTGGCCGGAACCCTGCCCGAGGCGCTGGCGGCGGTGCAGGCCGCGGTGCAGGCGGGGGGCGGCTACGATCTGGTGCTGCTCGATTACGACATGCCGGGAATGGACGGGCTCGAGGGGCTGGCGCAGATGAAACGCGCCTTTCCCGCGCAGGCGGTGGCGATCATTTCGGGCGTGGCCCGGCCCGCCGCCGCGCGCGAGGCGCTGGAGGCCGGGGCGATCGGCTTCGTGCCGAAGGCGATGCCCGCGCGCTCGATCATCGGGGCGGTGACGCTGATGGCCTCGGGCTCGGTCTTTGCGCCTTTCGACTTTCTCAAGCAGGAGGAGCCGCCGGTGCAGGGCGGGCTGACGGCGCGCGAAACCGAGGTGCTGCGCGGCATCTGCGCCGGGCGGACGAACAAGGAAATCGCCCGCGAGATGGACCTGCAGGAGGTCACGGTGAAGCTGCATGTGCGCACGCTGACGCGCAAGATCGGCGCGCGCAACCGCA
This DNA window, taken from Rhodobacter capsulatus SB 1003, encodes the following:
- a CDS encoding hybrid sensor histidine kinase/response regulator — protein: MSDRFPSFLDPPRRLRPFLFAGLVVVFLGAVGALYRYGVMVQSEIDNLAIANSDSLQWTLAQLEVEYFHMDGALLRARPEAPETMADFSRSFDVFYSRVHTIMEGRGFAAIVTPEVAGPEIARIDAFLHETATLVDAGPEALAPVLPELRSRAGALEDDVRTISLEGVREFAARSMAQRERVFTSLMLLASLTTALLAAITAGLVITWSLWRFGMRQTGSLSAAKARLEAVIGTSFDAVIVVDHEGKVLEFNGAAERVFGYSHAEAVGQHLNDLIVPEAMKSAKVAGFKRYRTGGVPRIAGHGLIGLQARRKDGSVFPAEISVTATRIGRKEIFVGYMRDITDRVAAEKELIDARDAAMAGEQAQAEFVAVMSHEMRTPLNGLLGTLELLRETPLDASQAALLGSMQKAGEILLSHVNNTLDVERLDAGKLSLSREPFAPMSVLDEIVQMQAAGAGARGNRLETRAVGRLPDAVEGDAMRIRQVLLNLVGNAIKFTRDGTITLEAEYHRDQGQLEYRVIDTGIGIPQGETERIFDDFVTLDPELSREATGSGLGLSIARRLMRAMRGQIGVESDPGQGSAFWITLPAPVVLSMPAPVAPVPVVKPPAPPATAAAAGSAPCSADGSPALRLSTPIEVLVVEDNDINRVVLCEMLRRAGHSIAEARDGVEAVEKAAERRYDVILIDLNMPRMNGVDATEAIRAGTGPNHETPIIAVTANVLPEARNRLEAAGVCRVISKPITRKMLDQVLAEELCPRLRQQNLSIPPEPEAEAERPLVQAETRAELAQSLGPEMMAQTLQRFLTEGAAMIAALTRAAAQERPAETAALAHKFAGSAALLGAERLHHRLKTIELALRPATPGTAPDAATGAALDALGPIWIDTCAELETSAAPQV
- a CDS encoding response regulator transcription factor produces the protein MKVRLLIADDHDLVRDAIAALLRAGGCDEVAVAGTLPEALAAVQAAVQAGGGYDLVLLDYDMPGMDGLEGLAQMKRAFPAQAVAIISGVARPAAAREALEAGAIGFVPKAMPARSIIGAVTLMASGSVFAPFDFLKQEEPPVQGGLTARETEVLRGICAGRTNKEIAREMDLQEVTVKLHVRTLTRKIGARNRTHAAMIARENGWF